In the Nicotiana tabacum cultivar K326 chromosome 16, ASM71507v2, whole genome shotgun sequence genome, one interval contains:
- the LOC107769394 gene encoding putative membrane protein At1g75140, whose protein sequence is MASSNKGKIFLFSLLLLFDVWVFSAFAENGSSSESAIIEEDKLHNHEIEQKFEHVDALDVLKRHQLQLEKLEELVKNLSLLVSKLESRLLDYPKGEILEDKKQSCKGTKKVVFDEKKKIQSDGFVGSSEGSLVESKVVDGERMGAVSVTKYSPLWLERFQFISAVRLGSDATSINVLPFRDAEGLSKYVVIGDDRGKVYAFSRNGEVLIDFQTWLSSPITAYVSYLSVYKNESLVVTGHENGGILMHRIWEVVPDGDDRATLHMETVRKFASPEIEEGGSSITSLDVHHVGRNRYILSTDFSGKLRVFRENGTVFGLTVPKSRPLAFLKQRLLFLTETGAGSLDLRTMRIRESECEGLNTSIARSYVFDATERSKAYGFTSDGDLIHVLLLGDNMNFKCRVRSKRKLEMAEPLSFQAIKGYLLIANQEKVSLYNVSSQHYVRSGGPRLLFSAGHDEIVASFLNYQSLELNDKDKKVIPLVASDQEKLVILGLGNGYLGIYRSNLPIFKNEFNTMMWTSPVLFFILFLLGAYYFFAKKKEALTSWGPDDPFNSASVTSGAPLGSSQGDRSYTDSSRNADLMDLRGSGLRAPSGRYVSPSRYPGGTTGAYRSNPSDTASRPSSVDPNFRTTSELKFRGSNLETSGFPKRRDSLFVNSQIVDDGK, encoded by the coding sequence ATGGCAAGCTCAAACAAAGGCAagattttcttgttttctttgcttttgttatTTGATGTTTGGGTTTTTAGTGCTTTTGCTGAAAATGGTTCAAGCTCTGAATCAGCTATAATTGaagaagacaagttgcacaaTCATGAGATTGAACAGAAATTTGAACATGTTGATGCTTTAGATGTGTTAAAAAGACACCAACTTCAATTAGAAAAGCTAGAAGAGCTTGTTAAAAATCTTAGCTTGCTTGTTTCTAAGTTAGAATCAAGATTATTGGATTACCCTAAAGGTGAAATTTTGGAAGATAAGAAGCAGAGTTGTAAAGGGACTAAGAAAGTTGTTTTtgatgagaaaaagaagattCAAAGTGATGGTTTTGTGGGTAGTAGTGAGGGTAGTTTAGTTGAGAGTAAGGTAGTAGATGGGGAGAGAATGGGAGCAGTGTCTGTTACAAAGTATAGTCCTCTTTGGTTGGAGAGGTTTCAGTTTATATCAGCAGTGAGATTGGGATCAGATGCAACTAGCATTAATGTGTTGCCATTTAGGGATGCTGAAGGACTGAGTAAGTATGTTGTCATTGGCGATGATCGCGGAAAGGTGTATGCATTCTCCAGAAATGGGGAAGTTTTGATTGATTTTCAGACGTGGTTGAGTTCACCAATAACAGCTTATGTGTCGTACTTGTCTGTTTATAAAAATGAGAGTTTGGTTGTTACGGGGCATGAAAATGGCGGTATTTTGATGCATAGAATTTGGGAGGTAGTCCCTGATGGTGATGACAGGGCTACTCTTCATATGGAAACCGTAAGAAAATTTGCTTCGCCTGAAATCGAGGAAGGTGGGTCTTCGATTACAAGTTTAGATGTGCATCATGTTGGAAGAAATAGGTATATTTTGTCCACGGATTTTTCCGGGAAACTTAGGGTTTTTAGGGAGAATGGCACTGTTTTTGGGTTGACAGTGCCAAAGAGCAGGCCGCTTGCCTTTTTGAAACAAAGGCTTCTATTTCTAACAGAGACTGGTGCGGGGTCATTAGACTTGAGGACCATGAGAATTAGGGAATCTGAATGTGAAGGTTTAAACACTTCTATTGCTAGGAGTTATGTTTTTGATGCAACTGAACGGTCAAAGGCATATGGGTTTACATCTgatggtgatttgattcatgtgCTACTCTTAGGAGATAATATGAACTTCAAGTGCAGGGTTAGATCCAAGAGGAAGTTAGAAATGGCCGAGCCTCTATCATTTCAGGCGATTAAAGGATATTTGCTTATTGCTAACCAGGAGAAGGTATCGCTGTATAATGTATCATCACAACATTATGTCCGGTCTGGTGGACCAAGGCTTTTGTTCTCTGCTGGTCATGATGAGATTGTAGCATCATTTTTGAACTATCAATCTTTGGAATTAAATGATAAAGATAAAAAGGTGATTCCTTTAGTAGCCAGTGATCAAGAAAAGCTCGTTATTCTTGGACTGGGAAATGGTTACTTGGGGATATATCGCTCAAACCttccaattttcaaaaatgaGTTCAACACCATGATGTGGACGAGTCCCGTTTTATTTTTCATCCTTTTCCTTTTAGGTGCATATTATTTTTTTGCCAAGAAAAAGGAAGCTCTTACCTCATGGGGACCTGACGATCCTTTCAATTCGGCGAGTGTTACAAGTGGGGCTCCATTGGGATCCAGCCAAGGTGACAGATCTTATACTGACTCGTCGAGGAATGCAGATCTTATGGATCTAAGGGGTAGCGGCCTCAGAGCTCCATCTGGAAGGTATGTCTCTCCATCGCGCTATCCTGGTGGAACAACAGGTGCCTATAGATCAAATCCTTCCGATACAGCTTCCAGGCCTTCCTCTGTTGATCCCAACTTTAGAACTACCTCAGAGTTGAAATTTAGGGGGTCGAATCTAGAAACATCAGGTTTTCCGAAAAGGAGAGATAGCCTATTTGTAAACAGTCAAATTGTGGATGATGGCAAGTAA